CATTTCGTTACGAAGCGTAACGGAACTTGTCAAAACCTGTCAAGCATGGCACACACTGTTTTCAAAGAGCACAGAGGTAAATGTATGGCACAGTCGAAAATCGGACGCCCACGGAGCGAAGAAGCGCAAAAGGCAATATTGAATGCGGCCCATGAGCTGTTATGCGAAAACGGCGGACAGGGGCTGACCATCGAGGCCATCGCAAAGCGAGCAAAAGTCGGCAAACCGACGCTCTATCGCTGGTGGCCCACATTGGCGGATATAGTGCTCGAAGCGGCTCTTTGCCAAGCCGACACAGACATCACTGTCCCCTCGTTTGTGTCCTTGCGAGAAACGCTCAACCTTTTTCTGCGACAGTCCATGAAAGCCATTGCTGATGGCGGTGACGTCCATCTCCGCTTCCTTATGGCCCACGCGCAACAAGACGATGAGTTTCGTAAAAGGTTCCGTGACAATTTCGTTGCAACACGCCGTGAAGCTCTTCGCTC
The genomic region above belongs to uncultured Pseudodesulfovibrio sp. and contains:
- a CDS encoding TetR/AcrR family transcriptional regulator; this encodes MAQSKIGRPRSEEAQKAILNAAHELLCENGGQGLTIEAIAKRAKVGKPTLYRWWPTLADIVLEAALCQADTDITVPSFVSLRETLNLFLRQSMKAIADGGDVHLRFLMAHAQQDDEFRKRFRDNFVATRREALRSLLRQAVECGQIAPGQNLETIVDIVFGAMWYRLLVGHASMDNAFAEELTELVIGSVQTSSA